The Aedes aegypti strain LVP_AGWG chromosome 3, AaegL5.0 Primary Assembly, whole genome shotgun sequence genome contains a region encoding:
- the LOC5568714 gene encoding far upstream element-binding protein 1: MSDYSNQNSQNFSQSSAFAAALQRAKQIAAKIHPGGNQPVKRSIEDDSGPESKKFGGQSDYNNAHSPTGMSPAAMQAAAQAAAVAARLSQINNNSNSNSTAGGAQDPVQRARDLISKMVNQQGGGGHNGPMDNGNHGGAGGGGRGGFGGGPGNFNNQPYQEIMIPGSKVGLIIGKGGETIKQLQEKSGAKMVIIQDGPGQEMEKPLRISGDPQKVEHAKQLVFDLIQEKDNYNAQRQQQAPMNGTEQAEVFVPKSAVGVVIGKGGDMIKKIQGDSGCKLQFIQGRGDGPGDRRCIVQGSRAQVEEGKRMIEELIESVQRREQGGGGRGGRGGDRDDRGDRGDRPHRGGRDNHDNGNNGQYGNDFSGPQVTREEYTFTVPVNKCGIIIGRGGDTIKQINQQSGAHTEMDRKASANQTNEKTFTTKGEPHQIEEAKRLIQDKINMEINLVYVGTSTAPAQQYQNNGQQNAYGQSWGGYQQQSWEQTPQVQASAASAAAVQQQQQAGGGQADYSQQWIEYYRQMGMHREAEMIEQQVKARQAASQQGAAAAVAATVQTTQANQTVQGTSVVATSNAGAQQASGGGGGGGQADYSAEWAEYYRRLGRIDEAEAIEKQIAANKSVPSGAGSGGQPGGAAGQQFGGAGGAPGGAGGGNPQQMAAQQAAGGFNAQQFQQYYAGAAAGGQPGGYQGYPYGGGYPGQQGGQPGQQQGGQGPDKN, translated from the exons atgaGTGATTATTCCAACCAGAACTCGCAAAATTTTAGTCAATCGTCAGCATTTGCAGCCGCTTTACAGAGAGCTAAACAA attgcaGCTAAAATACACCCGGGTGGTAACCAACCGGTTAAGAGATCGATTGAGGACGACTCGGGACCAGAATCGAAAAAGTTTGGTGGACAGTCCGATTATAACAATGCCCATTCGCCGACTGGCATGAGTCCAGCTGCTATGCAAGCCGCTGCTCAAGCTGCAGCCGTAGCCGCACGTTTGTCGCAAATCAATAATAACTCAAACTCGAACTCAACCGCCGGTGGAGCACAGGATCCAGTCCAGAGAGCACGTGACCTTATTAGCAAGATGGTGAACCAACAGGGAGGCGGTGGCCACAATGGCCCAATGGACAATGGCAACCATGGTGGTGCCGGAGGCGGTGGCCGCGGAGGATTCGGCGGAGGCCCAGGAAACTTCAATAACCAACCCTACCAAGAAATAATGATCCCCGGTTCCAAGGTGGGACTGATCATTGGTAAAGGAGGCGAAACAATCAAACAACTGCAGGAGAAATCCGGAGCCAAAATGGTCATTATCCAAGATGGACCAGGACAGGAAATGGAAAAACCACTACGTATTTCCGGCGATCCACAAAAGGTGGAACATGCCAAACAGCTGGTCTTTGACCTTATCCAGGAGAAGGATAACTATAACGCCCAACGACAACAGCAGGCACCAATGAACGGAACCGAACAGGCGGAAGTCTTCGTTCCAAAGTCAGCAGTTGGCGTCGTCATCGGCAAAGGAGGTGACATGATCAAAAAGATTCAGGGCGATTCTGGCTGCAAGCTGCAGTTCATTCAGGGTCGTGGTGACGGACCGGGTGACCGTCGTTGCATTGTGCAAGGCTCCAGGGCTCAAGTCGAAGAGGGAAAACGAATGATCGAGGAGCTGATCGAAAGTGTCCAACGCCGAGAACAAGGTGGTGGTGGACGCGGAGGTCGGGGTGGCGATCGGGATGACCGCGGAGATCGGGGAGATCGACCGCATCGGGGTGGCCGTGACAACCACGACAACGGCAACAATGGACAGTATGGCAATGACTTCAGTGGTCCGCAAGTCACACGAGAAGAATACACGTTCACGGTTCCGGTTAACAAGTGTGGT ATTATCATCGGCCGCGGTGGAGACACCATCAAGCAGATCAACCAGCAGTCTGGAGCCCACACCGAAATGGATCGCAAGGCGTCCGCTAACCAGACGAACGAGAAAACTTTCACCACAAAGGGTGAACCACACCAAATTGAGGAAGCGAAGCGATTGATCCAGGACAAGATCAACATGGAAATCAATCTGGTCTACGTTGGTACCTCGACTGCTCCCGCCCAACAGTATCAGAACAATGGCCAACAGAATGCCTATGGTCAGAGCTGGGGTGGCTATCAGCAACAGTCGTGGGAACAAACCCCTCAGGTACAAGCCAGTGCGGCGTCCGCTGCGGCAGTCCAACAGCAACAGCAAGCTGGTGGTGGACAAGCGGACTACTCGCAGCAATGGATTGAATACTATCG ACAAATGGGAATGCACCGGGAGGCAGAGATGATCGAACAACAGGTCAAGGCACGACAGGCGGCATCGCAACAAGGCGCAGCGGCAGCAGTGGCAGCGACGGTCCAAACGACACAAG CTAATCAAACTGTCCAAGGTACATCAGTGGTTGCAACGAGCAATGCCGGAGCTCAACAGGCGAGTGGCGGAGGCGGCGGTGGTGGCCAAGCGGATTACAGTGCCGAATGGGCCGAGTACTACCGACGACTCGGTAGGATCGACGAAGCCGAGGCGATTGAAAAGCAAATCGCTGCTAATAAG TCTGTGCCGTCTGGGGCTGGTAGCGGAGGTCAACCGGGAGGTGCAGCTGGGCAGCAATTTGGCGGTGCCGGTGGAGCACCCGGAGGCGCTGGTGGTGGCAATCCACAACAGATGGCAGCACAGCAAGCAGCCGGAGGTTTCAATGCCCAACAGTTCCAACAGTACTACGCGGGGGCAGCCGCCGGAGGCCAACCCGGAGGATACCAAGGGTATCCCTATGGGGGAGGATATCCGGGACAGCAAGGTGGACAACCTGGTCAGCAACAAGGCGGCCAGGGCCCGGACAAAAACTAA
- the LOC5568715 gene encoding transmembrane protein 14 homolog has product MIDVVGIIFALLVAAGGIFGYVKAGSLPSLIAGVSFGILLGVGAYFNSIQEPIPLIQIIFLVLLGGLMGFRWIRTGNFMPPGMITVLSVAVLVWTCVIYRDHLPFVAKADVTDNVPKAETVTMMQ; this is encoded by the exons ATGATTGATGTTGTTGGAATAATATTTGCCCTGCTGGTAGCAGCTGGTGGAATTTTTGGCTATGTGAAAGCAG GATCACTGCCCTCGTTGATAGCGGGCGTATCGTTCGGCATACTGCTCGGAGTGGGGGCGTATTTCAACTCGATTCAGGAACCCATTCCATTGATTCAAATCATCTTCCTAGTGCTGCTGGGTGGCCTCATGGGATTCCGGTGGATTCGTACCGGGAACTTTATGCCACCGGGAATGATTACCGTGCTGAGTGTGGCCGTCCTGGTGTGGACCTGTGTCATCTATCGGGACCACTTGCCATTCGTGGCGAAAGCGGATGTTACCGATAATGTTCCCAAGGCCGAAACCGTTACAATGATGCAGTGA